Proteins co-encoded in one Sporosarcina sp. FSL K6-1522 genomic window:
- the dctP gene encoding TRAP transporter substrate-binding protein DctP encodes MKKIFGMLSLVLILILGACNTEKDSSSEGTNGTNAEKVYELNVGNIQPSTHHYVYNVYEPWTEFVEKETNGRVKVNVFHGGTLGKATSAFEDTRGGIADLGAVISTYYYDSIFFPYTIGNLPFAFPDSTIGGEIMTKFGEKYAVDAIEEEVHYLGGSFVTDPYNLFSQKPVRKIEDIKGLKMRVQGKSDVPLVEAWGGVPVSIPLDETYEALQKGTLDTAFYSTIGVLGHKYYEVAPYVMKMGTTVTPVIPIMNKDYYESLPEDLQKMFDEVLGPKLAELFSETHKKELEKAYGELDKLIEGKGEIIELVPEEEAKFKVSAKTLWDEWVKEANAKGYPGDQMMEDFKDMLLEAGLKLPF; translated from the coding sequence ATGAAAAAGATTTTTGGCATGTTAAGCTTGGTGTTAATATTAATTCTTGGTGCTTGTAATACTGAAAAGGACAGTAGTTCAGAAGGTACAAATGGCACAAACGCTGAAAAAGTCTACGAATTGAACGTCGGTAACATCCAGCCTTCCACGCATCATTATGTGTACAACGTTTATGAACCGTGGACGGAATTTGTGGAAAAAGAAACAAATGGACGGGTGAAGGTGAATGTATTTCATGGAGGAACTTTGGGGAAGGCGACTTCAGCTTTTGAGGATACTCGAGGCGGCATAGCCGATTTAGGGGCGGTCATTTCAACTTATTATTATGATAGCATCTTCTTCCCTTATACGATTGGGAACTTACCGTTCGCTTTCCCGGATTCTACGATAGGCGGTGAAATCATGACTAAGTTCGGAGAAAAATACGCTGTCGATGCGATTGAAGAGGAGGTTCATTATCTAGGCGGAAGCTTTGTAACAGATCCATATAATTTATTCTCCCAAAAGCCAGTTAGAAAAATTGAAGACATAAAAGGATTGAAAATGAGAGTCCAAGGTAAATCGGATGTCCCGCTCGTAGAAGCGTGGGGCGGTGTTCCAGTATCGATTCCGTTGGATGAAACGTACGAAGCTTTGCAAAAAGGTACTTTGGATACTGCTTTCTATTCGACAATCGGTGTTTTGGGTCATAAATACTATGAAGTGGCACCATATGTCATGAAAATGGGGACAACCGTTACGCCTGTTATACCGATCATGAACAAAGATTACTATGAATCGCTGCCCGAAGACTTGCAAAAAATGTTTGACGAAGTGCTTGGACCAAAATTGGCTGAGTTGTTTAGTGAGACGCACAAAAAGGAATTAGAGAAAGCCTATGGCGAACTGGACAAGCTAATTGAAGGTAAGGGAGAGATTATTGAATTGGTTCCTGAAGAAGAAGCGAAATTTAAAGTTTCCGCCAAAACGCTATGGGATGAATGGGTGAAAGAAGCAAATGCGAAAGGGTATCCTGGTGACCAAATGATGGAAGATTTTAAAGACATGCTTCTTGAAGCTGGATTAAAACTACCTTTCTAA
- a CDS encoding TRAP transporter small permease, whose protein sequence is MGIVEKWIGFLTIIGRWIAILTMTSMMVFTTYAVISRNLGAPVVGDVEFMQLGMVVLIMFALAYTQKRDAHISIGLFVDRLPKKIQEFADVISYLSTFIICLFIGWVSFNIGLNSMNGNVKTTDLLGIPHFPFRFIIALGFMMWGLEALLKSMRAFVTLFAGKEG, encoded by the coding sequence ATGGGGATTGTGGAAAAATGGATAGGTTTTTTAACGATAATTGGAAGGTGGATAGCGATTCTCACAATGACGAGTATGATGGTCTTTACGACATATGCAGTCATCAGTCGCAACTTGGGGGCTCCTGTAGTGGGGGATGTTGAATTTATGCAACTAGGCATGGTTGTATTGATAATGTTCGCGCTAGCATACACACAAAAAAGAGATGCACATATTTCCATCGGTTTGTTTGTCGATCGGTTACCCAAAAAAATACAAGAATTTGCAGATGTCATCAGCTATCTTTCCACATTTATCATTTGTCTCTTCATTGGATGGGTAAGCTTTAACATAGGACTAAATTCGATGAATGGAAATGTGAAAACGACAGATTTACTTGGAATCCCACATTTTCCGTTTCGATTCATCATTGCATTGGGTTTCATGATGTGGGGATTGGAAGCACTTTTGAAGT